A single region of the Sciurus carolinensis chromosome 16, mSciCar1.2, whole genome shotgun sequence genome encodes:
- the Gemin7 gene encoding gem-associated protein 7, with protein MQTPLAIPVPVLRLPRGPDGLSRGFAPDGRRAPLKRVATEIQACPILEEYPESQEQRARAALRERYLRSLLAMVGRQVSFTLHEGVHVAAHFGATDLDVANFYVSQLQTPIGVQAEALLRCSDIISYTFKL; from the coding sequence ATGCAGACTCCACTGGCCATTCCTGTGCCTGTGCTCCGGCTCCCCCGGGGCCCTGACGGCTTGAGTCGAGGCTTTGCCCCTGATGGACGCAGGGCCCCCCTGAAGCGTGTGGCTACTGAAATCCAAGCGTGTCCCATCCTTGAAGAATATCCAGAATCCCAGGAACAGCGGGCCAGAGCCGCCCTTCGGGAGCGCTACCTCCGCAGCCTGCTGGCCATGGTGGGTCGCCAGGTGAGCTTCACGCTGCACGAGGGTGTGCATGTGGCCGCCCACTTTGGAGCCACTGACCTGGATGTGGCCAACTTCTACGTGTCGCAGCTGCAGACTCCCATAGGTGTGCAGGCTGAGGCACTGCTCCGATGTAGTGACATTATCTCATACACCTTCAAGCTGTGA